The proteins below come from a single Candidatus Binatia bacterium genomic window:
- a CDS encoding tetratricopeptide repeat protein, whose translation MIGIRTRSYEPRRPRRRGWAFLAFFLTASLAVAGCSAKKPPPEVDSGPDPVETHFLAAESHSYAGRHHEAIAEYRKVLQLQPDLVEAWYNVGNEFYRTRDYDRAAKAFENAIKTDPTHRKSYNNLGIVLTEIGQPNKAIKVLTRVTAIDPGYVKAWISLGLAYYAVEQYPKAAMTFKEALRINPESADAYTNLGNTYTVQQLYPEAVEAYRKALLLNGDDANTHYNLGTTYARMGRTNDAAIQLETLEMLDPVKADSLRRRIRLGPPL comes from the coding sequence GTGATCGGTATTCGCACGCGCTCCTACGAGCCACGTCGCCCACGGCGGCGCGGATGGGCCTTCCTAGCCTTCTTCCTGACAGCCTCGCTGGCCGTCGCCGGCTGCTCGGCCAAGAAGCCTCCGCCCGAGGTCGACAGCGGCCCTGACCCGGTCGAAACGCACTTCTTGGCGGCCGAATCCCACTCGTACGCGGGCCGGCACCACGAAGCGATCGCGGAGTACCGCAAGGTGCTCCAACTCCAGCCGGACCTGGTCGAGGCCTGGTACAACGTCGGCAACGAGTTCTACCGCACGCGGGACTACGACCGCGCTGCGAAGGCGTTCGAGAACGCGATAAAGACCGACCCGACGCATCGCAAGTCGTACAACAACCTCGGTATCGTGCTCACCGAAATCGGTCAGCCCAACAAAGCGATCAAGGTCCTCACTCGCGTGACCGCGATCGACCCCGGCTACGTGAAAGCATGGATCAGCCTCGGGCTCGCGTACTACGCGGTCGAGCAATACCCGAAGGCCGCCATGACCTTCAAAGAAGCCCTTCGGATCAACCCGGAGTCGGCCGACGCGTACACGAACCTCGGCAACACCTACACGGTCCAGCAGCTGTATCCCGAAGCCGTCGAAGCGTACCGAAAGGCGCTTCTGCTGAACGGCGACGACGCCAACACGCACTACAACCTCGGAACAACTTACGCGCGCATGGGTCGAACGAACGACGCCGCGATTCAGCTCGAGACGCTCGAGATGCTCGACCCGGTGAAGGCGGACTCGCTACGACGTCGGATCCGACTCGGACCGCCCCTCTGA
- the ppk1 gene encoding polyphosphate kinase 1 produces the protein MTTVELLAKARESGQEKAKGGAESAAAKPDVPPTGTADGGEVDLSAPEFYLNRELTWLSFCSRVLHEAEDERNPPLERLKFLAIVSSNLDEFYMKRIGGLKQQVAAGVRRTTVDGLNPAEQIDACQSVVRAIDRRRSKILVELRRVLRDHGIRLTSIDKLSDKERSVLREHYLREIYPLVTPQAMDPAHPFPFVSNLSLNLLVTLRYQKEPLHSLARVKVPVGAGIPRMLRVGGLDVFVPLEDVIADNLDLLFPGMEAEQSELFRVTRNANTERDEEEADDLLALIESELRDRKFAPVVRMQVGEGMSPQHTSMLANELGLDLSDVSEGKGRLGVADMFEIARLDRPELRDPPHHPIDHPELTRDRNIFHVIRDAGSILLQHPYESFTSSVERFLYEAAHDPKVRAIKMTLYRTSAETRVIDHLIEAARNGKQVAVVVELKARFDESSNIQWASRMEEFGIHVTYGVVGLKTHCKTILVVRQDYTGLRRYAHIGTGNYHSGTARMYADLGLLTCDESIGEDLTELFNYLTTGYKPRRRYKRLLLAPTTLKQGLISRIEKEVEHHRAGRKAGVQMKMNALEDADVTRALYDAAHAGVKIDLIVRDTCRLRPGIPGVTENVRVVSIVGRFLEHTRIVHFEGGGEPEYWIGSADCMQRNLESRVEVLCPVDDPRHREEIQSILDLQLADQRSGWVMDANGSYTQRQPKKDRNEPGSQDVLIERAEKRLRSATRLRKRKPKGIARRTFSPS, from the coding sequence ATGACTACGGTGGAACTGTTGGCAAAAGCTCGCGAATCGGGTCAGGAGAAGGCCAAGGGGGGCGCGGAGAGCGCTGCCGCGAAGCCCGACGTGCCGCCGACGGGCACGGCGGACGGCGGCGAGGTCGATCTTTCGGCGCCCGAGTTCTACCTGAACCGCGAGCTCACCTGGCTCTCGTTCTGTTCAAGGGTGTTGCACGAGGCAGAGGATGAGCGGAATCCGCCGCTCGAGCGCCTGAAGTTCCTCGCGATCGTGAGCTCGAACCTCGACGAGTTCTACATGAAGCGCATCGGTGGGTTGAAGCAGCAGGTCGCCGCCGGAGTTCGCCGGACGACGGTCGATGGCCTGAATCCGGCGGAGCAGATCGATGCCTGTCAAAGCGTCGTTCGCGCGATCGACCGACGACGTTCGAAGATCCTCGTCGAGCTGCGCCGAGTTCTGCGCGACCACGGAATCCGCCTCACGTCGATCGACAAGCTCAGCGATAAGGAGCGCTCGGTCCTCCGCGAGCACTACCTCCGCGAGATCTACCCGCTCGTGACGCCGCAGGCGATGGACCCGGCGCACCCGTTTCCGTTTGTGTCGAACCTGTCGCTGAATCTCCTCGTGACTCTGCGCTACCAAAAGGAGCCGCTGCACTCCCTGGCGCGGGTAAAGGTCCCGGTCGGGGCGGGTATCCCGCGCATGTTGCGGGTCGGGGGGCTGGACGTTTTCGTTCCGCTCGAGGACGTGATCGCGGACAATCTCGATCTCCTCTTCCCGGGGATGGAGGCCGAGCAATCGGAGCTCTTCCGCGTCACCCGAAACGCGAACACCGAGCGCGACGAAGAAGAGGCCGACGACCTCCTCGCCCTGATCGAATCCGAGCTGCGGGATCGGAAGTTCGCACCGGTCGTCCGGATGCAGGTGGGCGAGGGGATGTCGCCCCAGCATACGAGCATGCTGGCGAACGAGCTGGGCCTGGATCTTTCGGACGTCAGCGAGGGGAAGGGCCGGCTCGGCGTGGCCGATATGTTCGAGATCGCACGGCTCGACCGCCCGGAGTTGCGCGATCCTCCGCACCATCCGATCGATCATCCCGAGCTCACGCGCGATCGGAACATCTTCCACGTCATCCGTGATGCCGGGTCGATCCTCCTGCAGCACCCGTACGAGTCGTTCACGTCGTCCGTCGAGCGGTTTCTCTACGAGGCCGCGCACGACCCGAAGGTTCGCGCGATCAAGATGACCCTCTATCGCACCTCGGCCGAGACGCGCGTGATCGATCATTTGATCGAAGCGGCTCGCAACGGGAAGCAGGTCGCGGTGGTCGTGGAGCTGAAGGCTCGGTTCGACGAGTCCTCCAACATCCAGTGGGCCAGTCGCATGGAGGAGTTCGGAATTCACGTCACGTACGGCGTGGTTGGACTCAAGACGCACTGCAAGACGATCCTCGTCGTTCGCCAGGACTACACCGGGCTGCGCCGATACGCGCACATCGGCACGGGCAACTATCACTCCGGGACGGCGCGCATGTACGCCGACCTCGGTCTGCTCACCTGCGACGAGTCCATCGGCGAGGATCTGACCGAGCTCTTCAACTACCTCACCACCGGCTACAAGCCGCGACGTCGCTACAAGCGCTTGCTACTCGCCCCAACGACCCTGAAGCAGGGCCTCATCTCCCGGATCGAGAAGGAGGTCGAGCATCACCGCGCCGGACGCAAAGCCGGGGTCCAGATGAAGATGAACGCTCTGGAGGACGCAGACGTCACGCGGGCGCTTTACGACGCAGCCCACGCCGGGGTGAAGATCGATCTAATCGTCCGTGACACGTGTCGCCTGCGACCCGGGATTCCCGGGGTGACCGAGAACGTCCGCGTCGTGAGCATCGTCGGACGCTTCCTCGAGCACACCCGCATCGTGCACTTCGAGGGAGGTGGCGAGCCCGAATACTGGATCGGCTCGGCCGACTGCATGCAGCGCAATCTAGAAAGTCGCGTCGAGGTCTTGTGTCCGGTGGACGATCCTCGACATCGCGAAGAGATCCAGTCGATCCTCGATCTGCAGCTGGCCGACCAGCGCAGCGGTTGGGTGATGGACGCAAACGGAAGCTACACCCAGCGCCAGCCGAAGAAAGATCGGAACGAGCCCGGCTCGCAGGACGTTCTGATCGAGCGTGCGGAGAAGCGGTTGCGCTCGGCGACCCGGTTGCGCAAACGAAAGCCCAAGGGCATCGCCCGCCGGACCTTTAGTCCGTCCTGA
- a CDS encoding alpha/beta hydrolase: protein MTNTKRTQRAPLIALVLAALALTGDARATTDPSASAAPTVTPDPMAGITVLRDIAYATVEGEALHLDVYRRSDAGDEPQPVLLFYHGGGWVSGGRRDAVPEDDARMRGRSREWNKVWPSMLPYVRRGLTLVTADYRLAPKAPEPAAIEDAFRALAWIGREGRDHGLDPTRVGLAGVSAGGHLALLVGLTETSGIFFPPKDLGEPRPTIRGVMDFYGVSDVADLLVGPNARPFTSQWIPNGSVSRARRLSPLTYVHSGAPPILIIHGDADAVVPYDQSKRLARALEAAGDRVDLLTIHGAAHGWFEPSELEQIRAAALRFLERTKLLAPQPSGPPTPTG, encoded by the coding sequence GTGACGAATACGAAGAGAACCCAGCGCGCGCCCCTCATCGCACTCGTGCTCGCGGCGCTCGCGCTCACCGGCGACGCACGGGCGACGACCGACCCCTCGGCGTCCGCCGCACCCACCGTGACGCCGGACCCGATGGCCGGCATCACCGTCCTGCGCGACATCGCATACGCAACGGTCGAAGGTGAAGCCCTGCACCTCGACGTCTACCGACGCAGCGACGCAGGCGACGAGCCACAACCGGTTCTCCTCTTCTACCACGGCGGCGGTTGGGTCTCGGGAGGGAGGCGGGACGCCGTCCCCGAAGACGACGCCCGGATGCGCGGGCGCAGTCGCGAATGGAACAAAGTCTGGCCCAGCATGTTGCCATACGTGCGCCGGGGCCTGACCCTGGTCACGGCCGACTACCGACTGGCCCCGAAGGCCCCGGAGCCCGCAGCGATTGAAGATGCGTTCCGAGCCCTCGCCTGGATCGGCCGGGAGGGCCGTGACCACGGCCTCGATCCAACCCGCGTAGGGCTCGCCGGCGTGTCGGCCGGCGGGCACCTGGCCCTACTCGTCGGACTCACCGAGACAAGCGGCATCTTCTTCCCACCGAAGGATCTCGGCGAACCACGCCCAACGATTCGGGGCGTGATGGACTTCTACGGGGTGAGTGACGTCGCCGACCTCTTGGTGGGGCCCAACGCTCGCCCGTTCACTTCACAGTGGATCCCAAACGGTAGCGTCTCTCGCGCACGGCGCCTGTCGCCGCTCACCTACGTCCACTCCGGTGCCCCGCCCATCCTCATCATCCATGGAGACGCGGACGCCGTCGTCCCGTACGACCAATCGAAACGACTAGCCCGGGCGCTCGAGGCGGCCGGCGACCGAGTCGACTTGTTAACGATTCACGGCGCCGCCCACGGCTGGTTCGAGCCCAGCGAGCTCGAACAGATCCGGGCGGCCGCTCTGCGATTCCTCGAGCGCACGAAGCTGCTCGCACCGCAGCCCAGCGGCCCACCGACGCCCACCGGCTGA
- a CDS encoding trypsin-like peptidase domain-containing protein has protein sequence MKRTRDALRGRFSNVVFAALLCLALPCSATGARAAMPSDQVVFLLEYIGSDYALAVEGGRVVNAFEYAEMLDFTKVVAEEYAAVRPGGEGELPLRLTQLGELVRRKSPAHEVRALVGAVVPMLAEALGVSSWPDRTPDVARGRALYAGDCGPCHGSAGRGDGWAAPGLDPPPTSFHEPRMEGVSPHQISGAIRYGIPGTAMPSYGHARGVDEIWDLAFFVASLGRAGSVVRPADGGNAGEAPAAESAGINLAGARDLERAFTSVAERVFPSVVGVTALAADDAGSAPDVGRPTKSGGWSRARGVRARNPGFAPVGAGSGFFVANDGTLLTDLHFLVDPATGRPAERIEVEFGDDRRGLARVLGVEPMINLAVLKVGLPIETPVAPVGDSAGARVGQWVIALGDPPGVERTFVAGSLSATPRRECYQEEPAETLFQTSIWIEAGGFGGPVVDLAGRVIGVAQPKPGVEPQAGMPSALRVLPIELALTIYEALATEASEISPWLGFAILELSRDLRRRITKAPRTGVYIDDVFDPSPASRAGIRAGDVLTSMNGNRLLSVADFQRWLYLSGVGATVTLELYRDGRLIEKQVPIEQRPAHLVP, from the coding sequence GTGAAGCGAACGCGCGACGCGTTGCGGGGAAGGTTTTCGAACGTCGTCTTTGCGGCGCTTCTTTGCCTGGCGCTGCCGTGCTCGGCGACGGGAGCACGGGCCGCGATGCCGTCCGACCAAGTCGTCTTTCTGCTCGAGTACATCGGCTCCGACTACGCGCTCGCCGTGGAGGGAGGCCGTGTGGTGAACGCGTTCGAGTACGCCGAGATGCTCGATTTCACGAAGGTCGTGGCCGAGGAGTACGCCGCCGTCAGGCCGGGTGGTGAGGGAGAGCTGCCGCTTCGCCTCACGCAGCTCGGGGAGCTGGTTCGGAGGAAGTCGCCGGCTCACGAGGTGCGAGCGCTCGTCGGTGCGGTCGTGCCGATGCTCGCGGAGGCGCTCGGCGTTTCTTCCTGGCCGGACCGCACGCCGGACGTTGCGCGTGGGCGCGCTCTCTACGCAGGCGACTGTGGCCCGTGTCATGGCAGCGCTGGTCGCGGCGACGGCTGGGCGGCGCCGGGGCTCGATCCGCCGCCGACGTCGTTCCATGAGCCGCGGATGGAGGGGGTCTCTCCCCACCAGATTTCAGGCGCGATCCGGTACGGTATCCCGGGAACGGCGATGCCGTCTTACGGGCACGCACGGGGCGTGGATGAGATCTGGGACCTCGCGTTCTTCGTCGCTTCTCTCGGTCGAGCGGGCAGTGTCGTCCGACCGGCCGACGGGGGAAACGCAGGGGAGGCGCCTGCGGCGGAGTCGGCCGGGATCAACCTCGCGGGCGCACGGGACCTCGAGCGTGCGTTCACCTCGGTTGCCGAGCGGGTCTTTCCCTCGGTCGTCGGTGTCACCGCGCTCGCCGCGGACGACGCGGGCTCGGCGCCGGATGTGGGGCGACCGACGAAGTCAGGTGGTTGGTCCCGGGCGCGCGGCGTACGTGCGCGGAATCCCGGCTTCGCTCCGGTCGGCGCGGGCAGTGGTTTCTTCGTCGCGAACGACGGTACCCTTCTGACCGATCTCCACTTCCTGGTGGATCCGGCGACCGGTCGGCCGGCAGAACGCATTGAAGTCGAATTCGGTGATGACCGCCGGGGGCTCGCGCGCGTGCTCGGCGTCGAGCCGATGATCAATCTGGCCGTCCTGAAGGTCGGTCTGCCGATCGAGACGCCGGTCGCGCCGGTCGGGGACAGTGCGGGGGCGCGTGTCGGGCAATGGGTCATCGCCCTCGGTGATCCTCCCGGAGTGGAGCGTACGTTTGTCGCCGGCTCGCTCTCCGCGACCCCCCGGCGCGAGTGCTACCAGGAGGAACCCGCGGAGACGCTGTTCCAGACGTCGATCTGGATTGAGGCGGGCGGCTTCGGTGGTCCGGTCGTCGATCTTGCGGGAAGAGTGATCGGGGTCGCACAGCCGAAGCCCGGCGTGGAACCCCAGGCCGGGATGCCGAGTGCGCTTCGCGTTCTGCCGATCGAGCTCGCGCTCACGATCTACGAGGCGCTCGCGACCGAAGCGAGCGAGATCTCCCCGTGGCTCGGCTTTGCCATCCTGGAGCTGAGCCGCGACTTGCGCCGCCGGATCACGAAGGCGCCGCGTACGGGTGTGTACATCGACGACGTCTTCGATCCGAGCCCCGCCTCGCGCGCCGGAATCCGGGCGGGCGACGTCCTGACGTCGATGAACGGCAACCGGTTGCTCAGCGTCGCCGATTTCCAGCGCTGGCTGTACCTCTCGGGCGTTGGCGCGACCGTCACGCTCGAGCTCTACCGCGACGGGCGCCTCATCGAGAAGCAGGTGCCGATTGAACAACGCCCCGCGCACCTGGTGCCGTAG
- a CDS encoding adenylate/guanylate cyclase domain-containing protein yields MQLRDGTFGQKALFALLVGIYAVGVALAVADKFERVGAPTPGWRMDGATVSPTTPEASGAGLRGGGRLVAINGASAARINEPGVVREMLGETNTLDFVRPGGAPAAVTISVDRWSWRGVAFTEGGTDLIALLFMVLGLTTFALRPYEPESWALLVVSSVAGGLLTTQLIPGLEDDALQYLYAATVLGIADAAPIHVALAFPVVHSILRERVAVLWGLYGFATAKVVFGWAAWFAQDPELMGLSSGLGTFLFLGATGFWIVRSAALALKGDAAVAQRARICLLGAFSGLAPVGLFGLGRDVFDGATFDSRYAYWALGFLLVALSRITLRHEIMNARTAVQQAVLYTFAVVALTTVGVVLMAGNPLLVVGLMFPVLYFWPRFDAYLRARLYPKRARFPEIIREIGGEIEGSTTIEEVLDILAQAPKRLCDAEGGVVMIFPGAPLAPAGVLRTNGVAVSADMASFEHEPLIELLKATRREVARDRIAVEPQYASLQGECHAGFDLLGVDVLLPIYHHQRVIGALGPGPRVRGDVYEAPEIDALFSVTQQASQAMLRVQATEMLHAREMEFADLKRFFPPQIIDQVMARGGAAELRSQRKIVTVFFADLRGFTSFSDRVEPEEVMATLSQFHEAMGRRIAEFAGTVERFTGDGIMVFFNDPVDQPDHAQRAVSMALGIEEDVGRLREEWTRKGYEIDVGMGIHTGYATCGFIGYEGRRDYGVIGNVTNLAARLSDAAGPGEILITAGVRNELSGGHGLEPAGELSLKGFHQSQLAFRLLPGDPAVTRS; encoded by the coding sequence ATGCAACTCCGCGACGGTACCTTCGGGCAAAAGGCCCTTTTCGCGCTCCTGGTCGGGATCTACGCCGTAGGTGTCGCCCTCGCAGTAGCGGACAAGTTCGAGCGGGTTGGTGCGCCTACGCCGGGATGGCGGATGGACGGAGCGACCGTGTCGCCGACCACACCGGAAGCATCGGGGGCGGGCCTGCGCGGTGGGGGGCGCCTCGTTGCGATCAACGGCGCGTCGGCCGCCAGGATCAACGAGCCCGGCGTCGTCCGGGAGATGCTCGGCGAGACGAACACGCTCGACTTCGTCCGGCCTGGCGGGGCGCCGGCGGCCGTGACGATCTCAGTCGATCGTTGGAGCTGGCGCGGTGTCGCGTTCACCGAGGGCGGCACCGACCTCATCGCCCTGCTGTTCATGGTGCTCGGGCTCACGACTTTCGCTCTGCGGCCCTACGAGCCCGAGAGCTGGGCGCTTTTGGTCGTATCTTCCGTTGCGGGAGGCCTGCTCACCACGCAGCTCATCCCGGGGTTGGAAGACGACGCGCTGCAGTACCTTTATGCCGCGACGGTGCTCGGCATCGCCGACGCGGCGCCGATCCACGTGGCGCTGGCGTTCCCCGTCGTTCATTCGATCCTACGCGAACGCGTGGCGGTCTTGTGGGGGCTCTACGGCTTTGCCACGGCGAAGGTCGTCTTCGGGTGGGCCGCCTGGTTCGCGCAAGATCCGGAGTTGATGGGCCTGTCGAGCGGTCTCGGTACGTTTCTCTTCCTGGGTGCCACCGGGTTCTGGATCGTTCGGAGCGCCGCCCTTGCCCTAAAGGGCGACGCCGCTGTGGCCCAGCGTGCGCGCATCTGCCTCTTGGGTGCGTTTTCCGGTCTCGCGCCGGTTGGTCTCTTCGGGCTCGGTCGCGACGTCTTCGATGGCGCGACGTTCGATAGCCGATACGCCTACTGGGCCCTCGGGTTCCTACTGGTCGCTCTCTCTCGCATCACGTTGCGCCACGAGATCATGAACGCGCGGACTGCTGTTCAGCAGGCGGTGCTCTACACGTTTGCGGTCGTCGCGCTGACCACTGTTGGCGTGGTCCTCATGGCGGGCAACCCGTTGCTGGTCGTCGGGCTGATGTTTCCGGTGCTCTACTTCTGGCCGCGCTTCGACGCGTACCTCCGGGCGCGCCTCTATCCGAAGCGGGCACGTTTCCCGGAGATCATCCGAGAGATCGGCGGCGAGATCGAGGGTTCGACCACCATCGAAGAGGTGCTCGACATCCTCGCGCAGGCGCCCAAGCGTCTCTGTGACGCCGAGGGGGGTGTCGTCATGATCTTCCCCGGTGCGCCACTCGCCCCGGCCGGTGTTCTGCGCACCAACGGTGTCGCGGTCTCCGCGGACATGGCCTCCTTCGAGCACGAGCCGCTGATCGAGCTTTTGAAGGCCACCAGGCGGGAGGTCGCGCGAGATCGCATCGCAGTCGAGCCGCAGTACGCGAGTTTGCAAGGCGAATGCCATGCCGGCTTCGACCTTCTGGGGGTCGATGTGCTCCTGCCGATCTATCACCATCAGCGCGTGATCGGCGCGTTGGGGCCCGGCCCCCGGGTCCGCGGCGACGTCTACGAAGCGCCGGAGATCGACGCGCTGTTCTCCGTGACGCAGCAAGCCTCGCAGGCGATGCTGCGCGTGCAGGCGACGGAGATGCTTCACGCGCGCGAGATGGAGTTCGCGGACCTGAAACGCTTCTTCCCGCCGCAGATCATCGATCAGGTGATGGCGCGCGGCGGTGCCGCGGAACTTCGCAGTCAGCGCAAGATCGTAACCGTGTTCTTTGCCGACCTGCGGGGCTTCACGTCGTTCTCCGACAGAGTCGAGCCCGAAGAAGTGATGGCCACCTTGAGCCAGTTTCACGAGGCGATGGGCCGACGTATCGCGGAGTTCGCCGGCACCGTCGAGCGATTCACCGGGGATGGCATCATGGTCTTCTTCAACGATCCGGTGGACCAGCCCGACCACGCGCAGCGCGCGGTGAGCATGGCTCTCGGCATCGAAGAGGATGTGGGGCGCTTGCGCGAAGAATGGACGAGGAAGGGATACGAGATCGACGTCGGCATGGGGATTCATACCGGCTACGCGACGTGCGGTTTCATCGGTTACGAAGGCCGCCGTGACTACGGCGTGATCGGCAACGTGACGAATCTGGCGGCGCGGCTGAGTGATGCGGCCGGCCCCGGGGAGATACTCATCACCGCGGGCGTTCGGAATGAGCTTTCAGGCGGTCACGGCCTGGAGCCTGCTGGGGAACTCTCGTTGAAGGGCTTCCATCAGTCGCAGCTCGCGTTCCGCCTTTTGCCGGGCGACCCCGCCGTCACGCGGTCTTGA
- the mgtE gene encoding magnesium transporter — protein MLGQLLSPEIEEYLTRRDFAGLREALSRLETPEIADIVGELPAEQQALVFRILPRELATETFEYLEQEPQKELVERLAQEQVTAILNDMSPDDRTALLEELPATVTRRLLNNLTTEERKIASWLLGYPEDSIGRLMTPDYVSIEPHWSVEQVLEHIRRFGQDKETLNVIFVTDDNGHLVDDLRIRELLLAQKDTKISDLTDSSFVALKATDDQETAIELFREYDRIALPVTDTEGNLIGIVTVDDVLDVAEEEATEDIQKMGGSEPLDDRYLDVPVWGLIQKRGRWLVLLFLGEMLTASAIAAYEAQLAQAVVLALFIPLIISSGGNSGSQTATFVIRAMALGEVELRDWKRVFWRELQSGLALGSLLGTIGLARIFLWQQIFGSYGEHWFPLGMTIGIALVGVVLTGTLSGSMLPFLLRWLGQDPAASSTPFVATLVDVTGILIYFTVASFLLAGTLL, from the coding sequence ATGCTTGGTCAGCTGCTTTCGCCCGAAATCGAAGAGTACCTGACGCGCCGCGACTTCGCGGGGTTGCGTGAGGCACTGTCTCGTCTCGAGACGCCGGAGATCGCAGACATCGTCGGAGAGCTTCCCGCGGAGCAGCAGGCGCTCGTCTTCCGGATCCTGCCCCGAGAGCTGGCCACGGAAACGTTCGAGTACCTGGAGCAGGAGCCGCAGAAGGAGCTCGTGGAGCGGCTCGCCCAGGAGCAAGTCACCGCGATCCTGAACGACATGTCTCCCGACGATCGTACCGCGCTTCTCGAGGAGCTCCCGGCGACCGTCACGCGGCGGCTTCTGAACAATCTGACGACCGAAGAGCGGAAGATCGCTTCCTGGCTGCTCGGCTATCCGGAGGATTCGATCGGTCGTCTCATGACGCCCGACTACGTCTCGATCGAACCGCATTGGTCAGTCGAACAAGTTCTCGAGCACATCCGCCGTTTCGGTCAGGACAAGGAGACCCTGAACGTCATCTTCGTGACCGACGACAACGGTCATCTGGTCGACGATCTGCGGATTCGCGAGCTGCTCCTCGCCCAGAAAGATACGAAGATCAGTGACCTGACGGACAGCTCGTTCGTGGCGCTGAAGGCGACTGACGATCAGGAGACAGCGATCGAGCTCTTCCGGGAGTACGATCGGATTGCTCTCCCCGTGACCGATACCGAGGGCAACCTGATCGGCATCGTGACCGTCGATGACGTTCTCGACGTGGCGGAGGAAGAGGCGACCGAGGACATCCAGAAGATGGGTGGTTCGGAGCCTCTCGACGATCGCTACCTGGATGTGCCGGTCTGGGGTCTCATCCAGAAGCGTGGTCGTTGGCTGGTCCTGCTCTTCCTCGGGGAGATGCTGACCGCTTCCGCGATCGCCGCTTACGAGGCGCAGCTGGCGCAGGCGGTCGTGCTGGCGCTGTTCATCCCGCTCATCATCTCGAGCGGTGGGAACAGCGGCTCGCAGACCGCCACGTTCGTCATCCGGGCCATGGCGCTCGGTGAGGTGGAGCTGCGCGATTGGAAGCGAGTGTTTTGGCGGGAGCTTCAGTCGGGGCTCGCGCTCGGTAGCCTGCTGGGCACAATTGGCCTCGCCCGGATCTTCTTGTGGCAGCAGATCTTCGGGTCGTACGGCGAGCATTGGTTTCCGCTCGGCATGACGATCGGAATTGCGCTGGTCGGGGTGGTGCTGACCGGCACGTTGTCGGGCTCGATGCTGCCATTCCTCCTGCGCTGGCTCGGTCAGGATCCTGCGGCTTCTTCGACGCCTTTCGTCGCCACGCTGGTCGATGTGACCGGCATCCTGATCTACTTCACCGTGGCGTCGTTTCTGTTGGCGGGCACGTTGCTCTAA